From the Flavimarina sp. Hel_I_48 genome, one window contains:
- the rnr gene encoding ribonuclease R → MPRNKKKKTSNKLSDLTQRILKFLRKSPGKTFDHKEIAEHLNVDDAKSRNQIVKELNKLSEKKKVVQPNKGEFVVKDSKHYHTGILDVASRGGGYVMVEGLEEDIHISEKKLNHALHGDEVKLYIHKQRRSKKHEGEIVEIIKRKTDEFIGVIQILDNFAFVNTSAEGKMYTDVFVPKSNYNGAKNGEKVLVKLEEWEEKRDSPTGKVIKILGMPGEHNTEIHAILAQYGLPSDFPEEVDDFANKIDTSIQASEIKKRRDMRRDLTFTIDPKDAKDFDDALSFTILPNGNYEVGIHIADVSHYLTPGTILDDEAYERATSVYLVDRVVPMLPEILSNNACSLRPHEEKYTFSAVFEVDKETAKVHKEWFGRTVTYSDARFAYEEAQQIIETGKGFIPADISINGKEYSADDKVVEATLELNKLAKIMRRQRMKNGAISFDKVEVKFNLDEDNEPVGVFFKTAKDANKLIEEFMLLANRKVAEYIGKQSQKKTFVYRIHDEPNEEKLAALGTIAGKFGYKTNFKDRKSTANSLNGLLENVQGKKEQNLIDTLTIRTMSKAVYSTENIGHYGLAFDYYTHFTSPIRRYPDVMVHRLLQRYLDGGKSASEDEYDAKCKHSSDMEYLATSAERDSIKYMQVKFMQDHKNEIFLGVISGVTTWGIFVEIVENKCEGMIRVRDIEGDYYEFDQEQYAVVGRKTKKVLTLGDEIYVRVKEADLVKKNLDFTLVGKQEEVDDV, encoded by the coding sequence ATGCCAAGGAACAAAAAGAAGAAAACTTCAAATAAATTATCAGATCTTACACAGAGAATACTCAAATTTCTTAGAAAGAGCCCCGGTAAAACTTTTGACCATAAAGAGATTGCAGAACATCTCAATGTAGATGATGCCAAAAGCCGCAATCAGATCGTTAAAGAACTCAATAAGCTAAGCGAAAAAAAGAAAGTCGTTCAACCCAATAAAGGCGAATTTGTCGTAAAAGACAGCAAGCATTACCATACTGGGATTCTGGACGTGGCCTCTAGGGGTGGTGGCTATGTAATGGTTGAAGGTCTGGAAGAGGATATTCACATTTCAGAAAAAAAATTAAACCACGCACTTCACGGTGACGAGGTGAAACTCTATATACATAAACAACGCAGAAGTAAAAAACACGAGGGCGAGATCGTTGAGATCATCAAACGTAAAACCGATGAATTTATAGGGGTTATACAGATACTTGATAATTTTGCTTTTGTTAATACCTCTGCAGAAGGAAAAATGTACACCGATGTTTTTGTACCAAAATCCAATTATAATGGTGCTAAAAACGGAGAAAAAGTACTCGTAAAGCTCGAGGAATGGGAAGAAAAGAGAGATTCACCCACGGGTAAAGTGATCAAAATCCTGGGTATGCCGGGTGAGCACAATACAGAAATACATGCGATACTTGCGCAATATGGTCTTCCCAGCGATTTCCCAGAAGAGGTTGATGATTTTGCCAATAAAATAGATACTTCCATCCAGGCTTCGGAAATTAAGAAAAGACGCGATATGCGCCGTGATCTTACGTTTACCATTGATCCTAAGGATGCCAAGGATTTTGATGACGCGTTAAGTTTTACCATCCTTCCTAACGGAAATTACGAAGTAGGGATTCACATCGCAGATGTGAGCCATTATTTAACTCCAGGTACTATCCTGGACGATGAGGCCTATGAGCGTGCAACATCCGTTTATCTGGTGGATAGGGTAGTGCCCATGTTGCCAGAGATCCTTTCCAATAATGCGTGTTCATTAAGGCCGCATGAAGAAAAATATACCTTTTCAGCAGTTTTTGAAGTAGATAAGGAAACCGCAAAAGTGCATAAAGAATGGTTTGGCCGCACGGTGACTTACAGTGATGCGCGTTTTGCCTATGAGGAAGCGCAGCAAATTATAGAGACTGGAAAAGGCTTTATCCCCGCAGATATTTCCATCAATGGAAAAGAATATTCCGCAGATGATAAAGTTGTTGAAGCCACTTTAGAACTTAATAAACTTGCAAAAATCATGCGCCGTCAGCGTATGAAAAACGGTGCTATTTCTTTTGATAAGGTGGAGGTTAAATTCAACCTTGATGAAGATAATGAACCGGTGGGCGTTTTCTTTAAAACTGCCAAAGATGCCAATAAACTTATTGAGGAGTTTATGCTTCTTGCTAACAGGAAAGTTGCTGAATATATAGGAAAACAAAGCCAGAAAAAGACTTTTGTGTACCGTATTCATGATGAACCTAATGAAGAAAAACTAGCTGCACTGGGTACAATTGCTGGTAAATTTGGTTATAAAACCAACTTTAAGGACCGTAAATCAACCGCTAATTCCCTTAATGGGCTTCTAGAGAACGTACAGGGTAAAAAGGAACAGAACCTTATAGATACCCTCACTATACGTACCATGAGCAAAGCGGTCTATAGTACAGAAAATATAGGCCATTACGGTCTTGCATTTGATTATTATACGCATTTTACATCCCCTATTAGACGTTATCCTGATGTTATGGTACATCGCCTACTACAGCGGTATCTGGACGGCGGTAAATCGGCCAGCGAGGACGAATATGATGCGAAGTGCAAGCACAGTTCAGATATGGAATATCTAGCGACCAGTGCAGAGCGTGATTCCATAAAGTACATGCAGGTGAAGTTTATGCAGGATCACAAAAACGAGATTTTCCTTGGGGTTATATCTGGTGTAACTACCTGGGGTATTTTTGTTGAAATCGTAGAAAATAAATGCGAGGGCATGATACGCGTACGGGATATTGAAGGCGATTATTATGAATTTGATCAAGAACAATATGCGGTTGTAGGCAGAAAAACAAAGAAAGTGCTCACTTTAGGTGATGAAATATACGTTCGCGTAAAAGAAGCAGATCTTGTCAAGAAGAATCTTGATTTTACTTTAGTAGGAAAACAAGAAGAAGTTGATGATGTTTAA